The Anabas testudineus chromosome 11, fAnaTes1.2, whole genome shotgun sequence genome has a segment encoding these proteins:
- the runx1t1 gene encoding protein CBFA2T1 isoform X3, with product MVGISTSFQYRTGKRSTMPDSPADVKTQSRLTPPTMPPPPSTQGAPRNSSYTPTTLTNGSSHSPTALNGAPSPPNGYSNGPSSSSSSSLANQQLPPACGARQLSKLKRFLTTLQQFGNDISPEIGERVRTLVLGLVNSTLTIEEFHSKLQEATNFPLRPFVIPFLKANLPLLQRELLHCARLAKQNPAQYLAQHEQLLLDTSTTSPVDSSELLLDVNENGKRRTPDRTKENGFERDGTLHPDVHPSKRPCTISPAQRFSPSNGLSYQPNGLPHPGPLPPQHYRLDDMAIAHHYRDTYRHPTSNHREIRERARPIGMHAGTRQEEVIDHRLTDREWAEEWKHLDHVRKLLNCIMDMVEKTRRSLTVLRRCQEADREELNYWIRRYSDAEELKKGTASGQSRQQSPAAQENTTSEIHRELLHRPVSGYVPEEIWKKAGTGGLTSCVSTLFPEEAVNEVKRQAMLELQKAVSEAERKAHEMISSERAKMERTVAEAKRQAAEDALSIINQQEDSSESCWNCGRKASETCSGCNTARYCGSFCQHKDWEKHHHVCGQTLQGQQQQTSQQQGGVTGSETPAPISSSACTPSSGTGSPAATPPAATPRSSTPSTPSSSALDGTPR from the exons ATCGCACTGGGAAGCGCTCCACCATGCCCGACTCACCTGCGGACGTCAAGACACAGTCCAGGTTGACCCCTCCCACCATGCCGCCCCCACCCAGCACACAAGGAGCGCCACGAAACAGCTCCTACACCCCCACAACTT TGACCAATGGAAGTAGCCACTCTCCTACGGCACTTAACGGTGCTCCATCTCCACCAAACGGCTACAGCAATGGTCCCagttcctcctcctcgtcctcgcTGGCCAACCAGCAGCTGCCACCAGCTTGTGGTGCCCGGCAGCTCAGCAAGCTCAAGCGTTTCCTCACAACTCTACAGCAGTTTGGAAACGACATCTCACCTGAAATCGGCGAGCGCGTCCGCACACTAGTTCTGGGACTTGTG AATTCCACACTAACCATCGAAGAATTTCACTCCAAGCTCCAAGAAGCCACCAACTTCCCTCTGCGACCTTTTGTCATACCCTTTCTGAAG GCCAACCTGCCGCTTCTCCAGAGAGAGCTGCTACACTGTGCCAGGCTGGCCAAGCAGAACCCAGCTCAGTACCTGGCCCAGCATGAGCAGCTGCTCCTGGACACTAGCACCACCTCCCCAGTAGACTCTTCTGAACTCCTGCTGGACGTCAACGAGAATGGCAAAAGAAGGACGCCGGATAG GACCAAAGAGAATGGCTTTGAGCGAGACGGTACACTGCACCCAGATGTTCACCCCAGCAAGCGGCCGTGCACCATAAGCCCTGCCCAGCGCTTCAGCCCCTCCAATGGGCTCTCTTACCAACCCAATGGCCTGCCTCACCCAGGCCCACTCCCTCCGCAGCACTACAGGTTGGATGACATGGCCATTGCCCACCACTACAGAGACACTTACCGACACCCCACCTCCAATCATCGGGAGATCCGGGAGCGTGCCAGACCCATTG GGATGCATGCAGGGACCAGGCAGGAGGAGGTGATTGACCACaggctgacagacagagagtgggCCGAGGAGTGGAAGCACCTTGACCATGTAAGAAAa CTGCTGAACTGTATCATGGACATGGTGGAGAAAACGAGACGCTCGCTCACAGTGCTGCGGCGGTGCCAGGAAGCCGACCGCGAGGAGCTCAACTACTGGATCAGACGATACAGTGACGCTGAAGAGCTGAAGAAAGGCACCGCTAGTGGGCAATCGAGGCAGCAGAGCCCCGCAGCACAAGAGAACACAACATCAG AAATTCACAGGGAGCTGCTGCACCGGCCAGTTTCTGGCTACGTCCCTGAAGAAATCTGGAAGAAAGCTG GTACGGGAGGCCTGACTTCCTGTGTCTCCACACTCTTTCCAGAAGAGGCAGTGAACGAGGTGAAGCGGCAGGCCATGTTAGAGCTGCAAAAGGCCGTGTCAGAGGCTGAGCGCAAGGCTCATGAGATGATCAGCAGCGAGCGAGCCAAGATGGAGCGCACGGTAGCTGAGGCCAAGCGGCAGGCGGCTGAGGACGCCCTCTCCATAATCAACCAACAGGAGGACTCTAGCGAG AGCTGCTGGAACTGTGGCCGCAAGGCCAGTGAGACATGCAGCGGCTGCAACACAGCGCGCTACTGTGGCTCCTTCTGCCAGCATAAGGACTGGGAGAAGCACCACCACGTCTGTGGTCAGACTCTCCAgggccagcagcagcagaccagCCAGCAGCAGGGAGGCGTAACAGGGTCAGAGACCCCTGCTCCCATCAGCTCCTCTGCCTGCACCCCTAGCAGCGGCACTGGGAGCCCGGCTGCTACCCCGCCTGCTGCTACCCCGCGCTCATCCACCCCCAGCACCCCATCCTCCTCCGCCCTGGATGGCACACCGCGCTAA
- the runx1t1 gene encoding protein CBFA2T1 isoform X5, producing MVGISTSFQYRTGKRSTMPDSPADVKTQSRLTPPTMPPPPSTQGAPRNSSYTPTTLTNGSSHSPTALNGAPSPPNGYSNGPSSSSSSSLANQQLPPACGARQLSKLKRFLTTLQQFGNDISPEIGERVRTLVLGLVNSTLTIEEFHSKLQEATNFPLRPFVIPFLKANLPLLQRELLHCARLAKQNPAQYLAQHEQLLLDTSTTSPVDSSELLLDVNENGKRRTPDRTKENGFERDGTLHPDVHPSKRPCTISPAQRFSPSNGLSYQPNGLPHPGPLPPQHYRLDDMAIAHHYRDTYRHPTSNHREIRERARPIGMHAGTRQEEVIDHRLTDREWAEEWKHLDHLLNCIMDMVEKTRRSLTVLRRCQEADREELNYWIRRYSDAEELKKGTASGQSRQQSPAAQENTTSEIHRELLHRPVSGYVPEEIWKKAGTGGLTSCVSTLFPEEAVNEVKRQAMLELQKAVSEAERKAHEMISSERAKMERTVAEAKRQAAEDALSIINQQEDSSESCWNCGRKASETCSGCNTARYCGSFCQHKDWEKHHHVCGQTLQGQQQQTSQQQGGVTGSETPAPISSSACTPSSGTGSPAATPPAATPRSSTPSTPSSSALDGTPR from the exons ATCGCACTGGGAAGCGCTCCACCATGCCCGACTCACCTGCGGACGTCAAGACACAGTCCAGGTTGACCCCTCCCACCATGCCGCCCCCACCCAGCACACAAGGAGCGCCACGAAACAGCTCCTACACCCCCACAACTT TGACCAATGGAAGTAGCCACTCTCCTACGGCACTTAACGGTGCTCCATCTCCACCAAACGGCTACAGCAATGGTCCCagttcctcctcctcgtcctcgcTGGCCAACCAGCAGCTGCCACCAGCTTGTGGTGCCCGGCAGCTCAGCAAGCTCAAGCGTTTCCTCACAACTCTACAGCAGTTTGGAAACGACATCTCACCTGAAATCGGCGAGCGCGTCCGCACACTAGTTCTGGGACTTGTG AATTCCACACTAACCATCGAAGAATTTCACTCCAAGCTCCAAGAAGCCACCAACTTCCCTCTGCGACCTTTTGTCATACCCTTTCTGAAG GCCAACCTGCCGCTTCTCCAGAGAGAGCTGCTACACTGTGCCAGGCTGGCCAAGCAGAACCCAGCTCAGTACCTGGCCCAGCATGAGCAGCTGCTCCTGGACACTAGCACCACCTCCCCAGTAGACTCTTCTGAACTCCTGCTGGACGTCAACGAGAATGGCAAAAGAAGGACGCCGGATAG GACCAAAGAGAATGGCTTTGAGCGAGACGGTACACTGCACCCAGATGTTCACCCCAGCAAGCGGCCGTGCACCATAAGCCCTGCCCAGCGCTTCAGCCCCTCCAATGGGCTCTCTTACCAACCCAATGGCCTGCCTCACCCAGGCCCACTCCCTCCGCAGCACTACAGGTTGGATGACATGGCCATTGCCCACCACTACAGAGACACTTACCGACACCCCACCTCCAATCATCGGGAGATCCGGGAGCGTGCCAGACCCATTG GGATGCATGCAGGGACCAGGCAGGAGGAGGTGATTGACCACaggctgacagacagagagtgggCCGAGGAGTGGAAGCACCTTGACCAT CTGCTGAACTGTATCATGGACATGGTGGAGAAAACGAGACGCTCGCTCACAGTGCTGCGGCGGTGCCAGGAAGCCGACCGCGAGGAGCTCAACTACTGGATCAGACGATACAGTGACGCTGAAGAGCTGAAGAAAGGCACCGCTAGTGGGCAATCGAGGCAGCAGAGCCCCGCAGCACAAGAGAACACAACATCAG AAATTCACAGGGAGCTGCTGCACCGGCCAGTTTCTGGCTACGTCCCTGAAGAAATCTGGAAGAAAGCTG GTACGGGAGGCCTGACTTCCTGTGTCTCCACACTCTTTCCAGAAGAGGCAGTGAACGAGGTGAAGCGGCAGGCCATGTTAGAGCTGCAAAAGGCCGTGTCAGAGGCTGAGCGCAAGGCTCATGAGATGATCAGCAGCGAGCGAGCCAAGATGGAGCGCACGGTAGCTGAGGCCAAGCGGCAGGCGGCTGAGGACGCCCTCTCCATAATCAACCAACAGGAGGACTCTAGCGAG AGCTGCTGGAACTGTGGCCGCAAGGCCAGTGAGACATGCAGCGGCTGCAACACAGCGCGCTACTGTGGCTCCTTCTGCCAGCATAAGGACTGGGAGAAGCACCACCACGTCTGTGGTCAGACTCTCCAgggccagcagcagcagaccagCCAGCAGCAGGGAGGCGTAACAGGGTCAGAGACCCCTGCTCCCATCAGCTCCTCTGCCTGCACCCCTAGCAGCGGCACTGGGAGCCCGGCTGCTACCCCGCCTGCTGCTACCCCGCGCTCATCCACCCCCAGCACCCCATCCTCCTCCGCCCTGGATGGCACACCGCGCTAA